The Streptomyces sp. NBC_00569 genomic sequence GGCGGAGGGGACAGATCCGCCGCCACCGCCACTGCCCCCGGAGGAGGGGCGTGTGCTGTGTGCGGCCACGCCTCCCGACACGGGGTTCGCGGGGCGGGCCTGGGACTGGCCGCCACCGCTGCCGCCGCCACCGTCCGCGCGGGCGCTGTGCGTCTTGATGCCCTGCGAGACGAGTGCGGCGGGCGAACTGATGACCGCGGCCGCCTTGCTCTCGGCGCCGCGCATGATGCGGTTGTTACGGCCGTTGGCGATCTCGTCGCCGAAGCCGGGTACGAAGCGGTAGATCATGCCGCTGGCGAAGATCGCGAGCAGCACGATGGCGAGTCCGGAGACGACGGCGGCGAGGGAGTCCGGCCCTTCCGAGCCGGACAACGCGCCGGCCAGCCCGAGCACGATGACGATCACCGGTTTCACGAGGATCACGGCGATCATCACCCCGGCCCAGCGGCGGACGTGCCCCCACAGGTTCTTGTCGACGAGCCCCGCGTACACCACGACCCCGAGCAGCGCGCCCACGTACAGCAGCACGGCCCGCAGGTACAGCTCCAGGTACAGCACACCCGCGGCGAGGATCGACACGAGCGAGACGACGATCAGCATGATCGGCCCGCCCCCTATGTCGTCGCCCTTCTTCAGCGCCCCGGAGAACGTTCCGAAGAACGCGTCCGTCTGATCTCCTGTCGCCTTCGCCAGCACGTCCGAGACACCGTCCGTCGCGGACACGACGGTGTAGAGGATCAGCGGCGTGAACGCGGACGCGATGACCGTGAGCCAGAGGAACCCGATGGCCTCGGAGAGGGCGGTACCGAGGGGGACACCCCGGACGGCCCTCTTGGCCACGGCGAGCAGCCACAGCAGCAGCGTGAGAATCGCCGACGCCGCGAACACGATGGCGTACTGCTGAAGGAACTTCGGGTTGGTGAAGTCGACGTTGGCGTTCTGCTTGATGGACTTGCTGAGCATGTCGACAGTCCAGGAAGCGGCGTCGGCACAGCCCTTGGCGAGGGAGGAGAGGGGGTCCAGGGGGTTGGTGGTGCCGGGGGGTGTGGCGGGGGATCCGCCACCGGAGCCTCCCCCGCCGTCCCGCTCGCAGTACTTCCTGGCAGGGCCGGCGATCAGGCTGCAGGGGTCGTCGGATTTCTTGGGGTCCGGGGCAGCGAAAGCGCGGGTGGCCAGCAGCACCAGTGTGGTCTGCGTGGCCGCGACGACGGCGCTGACTCTCAGTAGGCGGCGCGGACTATCGGGCATACGTGAACCCTCCGAACTCCTCGACCGCTTTGCTGATGTCGTCCGATCCTGAGACCGGGTTGTCGCCGGTGACGGGTGTGGGGCCGGTCTTCTGCCGAGTCTCCTGGACCTTCCAGTCTCCGCCGGTCCAGTTGAGTGTCAGCGTCACGGTGAACCAGCTGGCAGTAACAGGGTTGGTGGAGCCCTCACCGGTGAGCCCGAAGAGACCGTTGCACCAGACCTCTACGCTCGCGCTCTGCGCGGAGTACTTGGTGACCTTGGTACCTGCGGGCAGGGTGCGATTGACGAACGTGCTGCCGTTGGGCGCAGTGCCGTCGGAGTTGAGGCCGATCTTCTTCCGGAAGGCCTCCGAATAGTCGGCGTCGAAGCCGGACTGGAGGCGGTTCAGCGCGCTCGGATCAGCGAGCGCCTGAACGATCTCGTGCCGGCGGGAATCGCTGAACATCTCGGCCCCGCCCAAGGCCACCGCATAATTCGCCGCAGCGCTCTGCGCCCCCTGCTTGTCATGGGCGAAGCCCGACGCGACCGCTTTCGTCCCCGTGGGGGCCGTCGCGGATGCGCCCGGCTTCTTGCTGTCGCCGCCCCCCGAAGAGGACTCGTCCCCGCCGCGGTTGGCGAAGGCGATCGCCGCGATGAGGAGGACCACGACTCCGACCACCGTGATGAGACTGCGCGACGAAGAGCGGGCAGGTCTGCGCGCAGCGCCCCCGTAGGCGTCGCCCTGACCCCCGTCGGGCAGGCGCGTGCGGGTCTGACCTGTGCCGCCGTAGAGGTCGTCGTCGTTGCCGTCGCCCGGACTCATCCCGCGTACGCCCCCTCAGGCTCGTGCTGAACCGTCACGTACGACGGTAGCCGCGCTGCTTTCCGCGCGGGCGCGGTGTAGTGACTCGACATCAGGGAGTTGCAACCTCAGTGCAGATGAGACCGGAGCGGGCGGAACAGGGGCTAGATCGCCATGCCGTACACGATGGTGAAGAGCGTGCCGAGTGAGCCGATGATGAATACGCCGGTCAGGCCCGCGATGATGAGGCCCTTGCCCTGCTCGGCGCTGAAGGTGTCGCGCAGGGCCGTCGCGCCGATCCGTTGCTTGGCCGCGCCCCAGATGGCGATGCCCAGGCACAGCAGGATCGCCACCGCCATCACGACCTCGACCATCACCTGTGCTTCCTTGCCCAGGTTCTGGAATGGGCCCCAGTCGGGGGCGATCCCGCCGATGATGGTGTCGATGTTGCCCTTGCCGGCTGCCAGCAGCATGTGTAACTCACCGCCCCATGTGGGTAGTTCTGTCGCCCCCGCCGCAGCGCAGAGGTCAGGCCCATTCTTGCCCAGATCGCCGCGGATGCCTGCCGACTTGGCGCCATTCCTTGGCTGAGTTCCAACGTCTTCACAGGGTTGCGTATACGACGGAACGTACGGTTACTCTGTGTATCACGCTGCGTCACTCCGGGCAATGAACGTCAGGTCTGCGCCGTGACCTGAACGGTGACGGTTCGTTGGCCACTCACTGGCGGTCACCGGATCCGTCAGGGGCCCGGTCGAGCCGGGTGGTCGCTTCCTCACCTCAACTCCCTTCGAGGGGCTGGTGTTCGGAGACCGGGCCTACGGCGATGTGGCGGGTACTGAGTGATCCACCGTCTGGCACGAACGTGGTGGCCGAGCCGACCACACGGCCGGACCGCCCCCCGCGGCGCCGTGCGGGCCCGGTCGGAATCCGTGGGAGTGGCCGGGCCAGGTGTCCCGCGCGCACGATCCGCACTCGGCAGCCCCACGTTGCATCCGAGGCCGCACTGGGGTGGTGCCCGTCAGCCGGCGCCGCCGGATGAGGTCGGCGTCGGCGCCTGGGCGTGAAGCGTGTCCCGGACGTGTTGGGCCGCCCTGGCCGCCAGGGCCACGACGTCGTCGGGACTGCCCTCCGCGGCCTGCTCGGTGGTGACGGTGACGAGGAGGGTGCCGATGCGCACCTCGACGGTGTACGACCACCTCACGCCGCTGTTCTCCGGGTCATTCGGGTTGGTACTCCTCCCGCGCGCCGCGAGGATCGCCTGGTCGCCGAGACCGGTGAGCCGCTCCGCCGCACGGAACTCCGACTCCGGCGCACCGTCCGTGTCCCTCATGTAGCGGGGGCAGGCCTTGTGCAGCTGATACTGCAGCTCGAGATAGCGCTCGGCCTGCGGGTCCGGCAGGGAGGCCACCCGCTCGAACCCGACGGCCGTACGGCTGCCGTCCGGCGGCCGCTTGCTCGCTTCCTCGGCGGTCAGCGGCCGCCGCGCAATGTACTGGGCGCGCGGGCCGTGCAACCCCCCCAGCTCCTTGAGCAGGCCGCTCGCCTGCGTCCCGCAGTCCTGCCAGCCTGCGGCCAGCCCCGACCACTGGTTGATATCGCCCTGGTACACCTCCGCTTCGGTGGTCCCGGAGGGATGGATCTCCCCGGGCCGCAGCAGCGCGCTCTTGACCTGCGCGACGTTGAACGTCCGCCCTGCGCCCGGTGATCCGTCCACCCCGGCCACCGGGTGCGACGGCGTCGGGAGCGCGCCGAGATCCGGTTCGGGGGGCGCGGTGCTGCGCGGCGACGAGGGCGTGGCGGAGGAGGGCGTGGCGGAGGGCGTCCTGCTGCCGCCGTCCGCGCCAGGTCCCGCGCTCTTCGTGCCGCACCCCGCCGTCATCAGCAGACCGACGGTCACCGCACAGCATGCGACCCGCACCCGCACCCGCACAAGCCCTCCCCAGGAACGATCGGACCCGCCACTGCGAGCCCTCAAGTGACGCCGATACTCCTGTATGTGGCCTGCTCGAACAAGGAGCGTGGAGCTGTTCCCCCCTCGTCCGACGGGCCCGCATCTAGACTGATGGCCCTGCTACGGAGGGCGGTTGACGGTGCGTAAGGCGTGGGTTGTCGGGGGCGCGCTCGCCGCCGGGGGGACCGGGTTCGTGACGCTGCTCGTCGTCGGTACGTTCATGGCCGCCGGCAGTCTCGCGAGCGGGGTCGGCAAGGGGGCCGTGGGGCTTGCCAAGGGTGCCGTGCCCAGTGCGTACCAGTCGATCGTGCAGGAGTGGGGGAACCTCTGCCCCGCGATCAATCCGGCGCTGCTCGCCGCGCAGCTGTATCAGGAGAGCGGGTTCAACCCGAACGCGAAGAGCCCGGCGAAGGCGCTCGGGATAGCGCAGTTCATCCCGGGGACGTGGGCCGCGCACGGGGTCGACGGGGACGGGGACGGGGACCGGGACATCTGGGACCCGAAGGACGCCATTCCGTCAGCCGCCTCGTACGACTGCTCGCTCGCCAAGTACGTGAAGGACGCGCCGGGCAATCAGACCGAGAACATGCTTGCCGCGTACAACGCGGGCGCGTACGCCGTCATCAAGTACGGGGGCGTGCCGCCGTACCGCGAGACGCAGAACTACGTGAAGACGATCACGAACCTGGAGAAGAGCTTCGCGCGGCCGGTCGGCCGGGTGCAGCCGTCGCAGCAGGCGGCGGGTGCCATCTACTACGCGCAGAAGAAGCTCGGGACCGAGTATCTCTGGGGCGGGAACGGGACCGCCGATCAGGGCGGCCGGTTCGACTGCTCGGGGCTGACGCTCGCCGCGTACCGGGAGGTCGGGATCGAGCTGCCGCGCGTGGCGAACGACCAGTACAACGCCGGGCCGCATCCCAAGCGGGACGAGCTGCTGCCGGGGGACCTCGTCTTCTTCTCGGACGATCTCACCAACAGCCGTGCGATCCGGCACGTCGGGATCTATGTGGGCGGCGGCTACATGATCGACGCGCCGCGTCCGGGTGCCGTGATCCGGTTCGACCCGGTCGACACACCCGACTATTTCGGGGCGACGCGGGTGACCGAAGATGGTGCGAAGGCCGTGCCGAGCGCGAGGGCGGACGGAAACCCCGAAGTGTGACGTGGCCGGAACTCTCCGTCAGAGCCCTGCCCTGAGCTGCGGCTTCGTGTCTCTCTTCGATAACGTCTGCGTGATCATTCGGTGGATTGTGGAACGAAGGAGAGGGGACCGTGCGTTCCTTTTCCTGAGCCGATCGCGGATCGACGAAGGCCGCGGATCTGACCACGGGGGTGGACGAGCGGCGCACGACCGTGTGCGCCCACTGAGCAGCAAGACGAAGGGGCCGCGGCGAGATGGCTGGACTGGCTGGACTCTCGGCACTCGGGGCCTCCGGGTCCAACCCCGACGTCGGTCTGCTCTACGACATCAACGGCCTGGCGAAGGACGCCCCCGGCTGGGTCGACAGCGCCATGGCGTTCGTCGGTGAGTACGGGCTGCTGCTCGCACTCGTGCTGCTCACGCTGTGGTGCTGGTGGGGCGTGCGGAAGCGGGACTCGCTCGACGACGCCGCCTCGTCCGTCGCCTCCGTCGTGTGGGCGCCGCTCGCCGCCGGGATCGCCGTCCTGGTGAACGTGCCGATCCGCAGTTTCGTCGAGCGTCCCAGGCCCTTCACCGATCACGACGGCCTCGACGTCCTGGTCAGCGGCAAGTCGGACTTCTCCTTCGTCAGCGATCACGCGACGCTCGCCATGGCCATCGGCGCCGGCCTCTTCGTGGCCCACCGGAAGTTCGGGCTCATCGGGCTGGGACTCGCGGTGCTCGAAGGGTTCTGCCGGGTCTTCATGGGCGTGCACTACCCGACGGACGTCGTCGGCGGATTCGCCCTCGGCACGGCGGTGGCGCTGCTCCTGTCACCGCTCGCGTCCGCGCTGCTGACCCCGCTGGCGCGCGCCGTCGGCCGGACGACGCGGCTGCGGTGGCTGGTGTGGTCGCCTACCGCTGCTTCGCCGGCTCAGGAGACGGTGGAGGTTCCTGAGCCTCGGGAGTCGGAAGAGCGGGACCTGGCGGCTTAGCCTCTTCTGCCGCACGTCGGCACAGGAGGACGGTGCCGCCCGCGGCACCGGCGAGCGCCACGGCGCCGGACGTGACCGCCAGGGAGCCGGCAGCGGGGTGGTCCGAGCCGTCGTCGGTGACGGCGGCGGTCGTGATGCCCAGGGCGAACGCGGCGGCGGCGATCGCGAAGACGGCGGCTATGCGGGGTATCCGGGGCTTGTTCATGGTTCCAGCGGACCCCGGCGCCCTCCTTTGGGCCAGCCGAGGGCGTGTTTCCCTGAGCCGTCCGGGGGGCGCTCGCCGCCGCGACGGTCGTGCGTCGGCGTCGGCGCGGTGGTGGCTGGGCGCGCAGTCCCCGCGCCCCTCAGGGGGCGCGGATCAGGGCGCACTGGAACGAAGGGGCCCTCAGAGTGCCTGCGGGAACGTGAAGAAGCGGTTCGGGTCGTACTGCTTCTTGACCGTCGTCAGGCGCGCGGCCGCGTCGCCGTAGTACGCCTTGCGCCAGTCCGTCAGCGTCGGGTCCGTGTAGTTCTGGTACGCCGCCCCCGACGCGTACGGGCGCATCGCCGCGTGGGTGGAATCGAGCCAGCCACGGGCGGTGGAGCCGGATGTTCCGGCCCGCCAGGACACGATGTACTGCGCGAGCATCCGGGAGCGCCGGTGCACGAAGGCGGTGGCGGTCGGGTCGACGCGGTTGATCGCCCCGCCGAGCGCGGTCAGCGCGATGCTGCCGGCGCCCGAGGTGACGTTCTCCATCTTGGCGAACATGGCGCGGATGCCGGCCGAGGAGATGGAGCGGTCGAAGAAGTCCGAGCGGGCCGCGTACGTCTCGCGCCCCAGCGCCCCCTGTGTGCTGCGCCCCGGGGTGGTGCCCGGCAGATGGCACATCGCGTCCTCGGCGAACGCCGAGCAGCCCGCGTACACCTCCATCGACTCCTCGTAGGAGCGCCGCTTGAGGGAGACGTTCGACGCGGGGCCGGGGCCGCCGGGGCCGTCGGCGAGGCGGTCGACGGCGTTCTGGAGCTCGCGGTACGTGCCGAGGGAGAACGCGGCGATCGATATGGTCGGCCGGCCGCCCGCGGCGTTGGCTATGTGGCAGGACGACCAGATCTCGTCGGGCTGCGAAGGGCCCCACTCCTGCCAGGCCTTGAGGACGGCCGTGGCCTTCGACCAGGGCCAGGTCATGTACGCGGAGACGGCCTGCGGGGCGGGGTGCGTGCGGAAGCGGAGCTCGGTGACCACGCCGAAGTTGCCGTTGCCCGCGCCGCGCAGGGCCCAGAACAGGTCCTTGTTCTCGCTCTTGTTCGCGACGACCTGCTTGCCGTCCGCCGTGATCAGCGTGGCCTGGGTGAGGCTGTCGCAGGTCAGGCCGTAGGCGCGGGAGACGACGCCGTGGCCGCCGCCGAGGGTGAGGCCGGAGACGCCGACGGTGGGGCAGGAGCCGGCCGGGACGGTGACGCCCTTCGCGGCGAGCGCCCGGTACATGTCGATGAGCTTGGCGCCCGCGCCGACCACGGCCTCGCTCCCGGAGGCCCTGATCGCGGAGAGCTTGGACACGTCGAGGATCAGGCGGCCGTCGCCGGACGACCAGCCCGCGTACGAGTGGCCGCCGTTGCGGATCGAGACGGGGACGTGGTGGGCCCGCGCGTAGGCGAGCGTGGTGCGGATGTCGTCGGGGTGGGCGACGTAGGCGACGGCGGTCGGCTTCAGGCTGTCGAAGCGGGTGTTGTAGAGCTGGCGCGCGGCCGCCCACTTGGCCTGGCCGGGGGTGACGAGGGTGCCGTCGAGGTCCTTGGCGAGTGCCTTGAGGTTCGCCGCGGCGGAGGCGCTCGCGCCGGTGGTGCGGATGGGCGCGCTGCTCGTCGCGCCGGGCGTGGTCCGCCCCCCGGCCCCCGCCGCGCCGGTGCTGCATGCCGTGGCCGCGCCTGCCGCGACGGTGGCCGCGCCGACTGCGATGAACGTACGCCGTTCCATGGACGCCTCCCGTTGTTTCCCGGGGTACGAGACGTCTCCAGGAAGCGGGGGGTTCCATGCCGGGCGGTCGGGTCAGGGGTGGGCCGTGTGCTCCTCGGCGTCGGTTCTCGCCTTCGAGCGGGCTCTGCGGGAGGGGCCGCGCCAGCCGCATGTGCAGCGGGCCAGGCAGAAGCGGCCTTGTTCGGCCGTGGTCGTTCGGTGGGTCCCGGGGAGTTCGGACTGCTCGTGTGCCACAGCTCAACGGTACGCGTGACGGGTACAGGCAACCGTCGTTATCCGGTCGACAGAGGGGCCGCGGACGCTCGGACAGGCATGGGGGCAGACAGGCGATGGTGCAGCACGGACACGCAGCACGGGCGGTCGCGGCGGCCGCGGCGGTCGGACTGATGGGCCTCGCCACCGGCTGTTCGGCCGCCGCCGAGGCGGACAACGAGAGCCCGGCCGAGTCCGCCGCCGCCGTGCACGACGCGGCCGACCGCCTGGTCAGGGCGGGCACTTCCAAAGCCCGTACGTCCATGGAGATGGCGAGCGGCGGGACCCGCGTCACGATCAGGGGCGAGGGCGTCTACGACTACCGGGCGCGCGTCGGGCAGTTGAAGGTCGTGCTTCCGCAGGATCCTTCCGGCGCCGAGGAACACCGGCCCATCACCGAACTCCTGGCGCCCGGCGCCCTGTACATGAAGAACCGGGGCGCGGGGGTGCCGGCCGACAAGTGGGTGCGGGTCGACACGGCCACCATGTCGGACGGGAACCTGGTCACGGGCGGGGCCACGGATCCGCTGGCCGCCGCCGAACTGCTGCGGGGCGCGCGCAAGGTGACGTACGTGGGGGAGAGCGAGCTCGCCGGGGCGGAGGTCCGGCACTACCGCGGGACCGTCGACATGGCGGCCGCCGCCCGCGCCGCCTCCCCGGCCGGCCGGCCGGCGCTGGAGGCCGCGGCGAAAGGGTTCGCCAAGGACCAGGTGCCGTTCGACGTGTACCTGGACGCCGAGGGCCGGATCAGGAAGGTGTGCCACCGGTTCAGCTTCGTGAATACGAAGGTGACGGCCGCGGTGAAGGGGAAGGGCGGGAAGAGGGAGGTCGTCGATGTGGCGTCCACCACTCTTCTCGACGGCTTCGGGATTTCGGCGAATATCGAACTTCCCGACACAAAGGACATCTTCGCCGGGAAGATCGCCGAGAATTAGCCGTCCGGAAATGGTCCGTCCGTGCCATGCGCGGCGCGTAGGCCGCTCCCTACTCTAGGAAGTCGGTTACGGCTACGGCTTACGGCTGGAAGAGGTGATGAACGTGGCTCCGGTGGGCGGCACGGCGGTTCATGACCACGTCGCCCTCGCCGAGATCGAGCTGTGCGGTGAATTGATCATCGCGGCGTCGGCCGCGGATGAGGACCGGCTCAGTGCGGACCGTATCGACGAGGTGCTCAGGGTCGCCGAGGAGCGGTGGCCCCGGGACGAGGGTTCCGGGGAGTCCTGAACCCGTGAGGGGCGCGCCGGGGCCGGCGCGCCCCGGCTCCGGGTCACGTATCTCACAGGGGCAGGGAGCGCGGTGCGCGTCCCGGGCGCCTCAGGTGCGCAGCATCCGCGCGATCGCTTTCGTCGCCTCCTCGACCTTCGCGTCGATCTCGTCGCCGCCCTTGACCGCCGCGTCGGCGACGCAGTGGCGCAGGTGCTCCTCGAGGAGCTGGAGCGCGAAGGACTGGAGGGCCTTGGTGGAAGCGGAGACCTGCGTGAGTATGTCGATGCAGTAGACGTCCTCGTCGACCATGCGCTGCAGGCCCCGGATCTGGCCCTCGATGCGGCGCAGGCGCTTGAGGTGCTCGGCCTTCTGGTGGTGGTACCCGTGGATTCCACGGTCGTGGTCCGTCACGTTCTCACCGTCGTGGTCCGTCACGTTCTCACCGTCGTGGTCCGTCACGTTCTCACCGTCGTGGTCGGTCACGATCTCGGTCGCCTCCGTGGTCATCGCGTCCTCCCGTTGTATACCCCTGGTGGGTATATGGTACCGAATTCCGAGGGGGTCCGACGGGTTCGCGGGACCCAGTGCTGATCACAGTGTCTGATGGGCGACACTGGGGTATTGCCGGTTAGCCGTGGCCGGATGATGCGCCTAGCATCAGCCTGACCGAATCCAAAGCACCCCGAGGACCCCACGTGCGCTTTCGTCTGACCCCCAGGGAGACGAGCTTCTACGACATGTTTGCCGCATCCGCGGACAACATCGTCACGGGCTCGAAACTCCTGATGGAACTGCTCGGGGCGGATTCCTCCGCCCGGGCCGAGATCGCGGAGCGGATGCGGGCAGCGGAACACGCCGGTGACGACGCCACCCACGCGATTTTCCACCAGCTGAACTCCTCGTTCATCACGCCCTTCGACCGCGAGGACATCTACAACCTCGCGTCGTCCCTCGACGACATCATGGACTTCATGGAGGAGGCCGTCGACCTCGTCGTCCTCTACCAGGTCGAAGAGCTGCCCAAGGGTGTCGAGCAGCAGATCGAGGTTCTGGCGCGCGCGGCCGAGCTGACCGCCGAGGCCATGCCGAACCTGCGGACCATGGATAACCTCACCGAGTACTGGATCGAGGTCAACCGCCTCGAGAACCAGGCCGACCAGATCCACCGCAAGCTGCTCGCGCAGCTCTTCAACGGCAAGTACGACGCCATGGAGGTGCTGAAGCTCAAGCAGATCGTGGATGTGCTCGAAGAGGCGGCGGATGCCTTCGAGCACGTGGCGAACACGGTGGAGACCATCGCCGTCAAGGAGTCCTGAGGCCTTCTCATGGACACCTTCGCACTGATCGTGACGATTGGCGTCGCGCTCGGATTCACATATACGAACGGCTTTCACGACTCGGCGAACGCGATCGCCACGTCGGTCTCCACGCGTGCGCTGACGCCCCGCGCGGCGCTCGCGATGGCCGCGGTCATGAACCTCGCCGGTGCCTTCATGGGCAGCGGCGTCGCCAAGACGGTGAGTGAGGGGATCATCGCCACGCCGCAAGGCGACAAGGGGATGGGCATCCTCTTCGCGGCGCTCGTCGGCGCGATCATCTGGAACCTCGTCACCTGGTACTTCGGGCTGCCGTCCTCGTCGTCGCACGCGCTGTTCGGCGGCATGGTCGGCGCGGCGCTCGCCGGCGGGACGGCGGTCCACTGGACCGGCGTGCTCGACAAGATCGTCATCCCGATGCTCACCTCGCCGGTGATCGGTCTGATCGTCGGCTATCTCGTCAT encodes the following:
- a CDS encoding C40 family peptidase; translated protein: MRKAWVVGGALAAGGTGFVTLLVVGTFMAAGSLASGVGKGAVGLAKGAVPSAYQSIVQEWGNLCPAINPALLAAQLYQESGFNPNAKSPAKALGIAQFIPGTWAAHGVDGDGDGDRDIWDPKDAIPSAASYDCSLAKYVKDAPGNQTENMLAAYNAGAYAVIKYGGVPPYRETQNYVKTITNLEKSFARPVGRVQPSQQAAGAIYYAQKKLGTEYLWGGNGTADQGGRFDCSGLTLAAYREVGIELPRVANDQYNAGPHPKRDELLPGDLVFFSDDLTNSRAIRHVGIYVGGGYMIDAPRPGAVIRFDPVDTPDYFGATRVTEDGAKAVPSARADGNPEV
- a CDS encoding phosphatase PAP2 family protein, yielding MAGLAGLSALGASGSNPDVGLLYDINGLAKDAPGWVDSAMAFVGEYGLLLALVLLTLWCWWGVRKRDSLDDAASSVASVVWAPLAAGIAVLVNVPIRSFVERPRPFTDHDGLDVLVSGKSDFSFVSDHATLAMAIGAGLFVAHRKFGLIGLGLAVLEGFCRVFMGVHYPTDVVGGFALGTAVALLLSPLASALLTPLARAVGRTTRLRWLVWSPTAASPAQETVEVPEPRESEERDLAA
- a CDS encoding FAD-binding oxidoreductase; protein product: MERRTFIAVGAATVAAGAATACSTGAAGAGGRTTPGATSSAPIRTTGASASAAANLKALAKDLDGTLVTPGQAKWAAARQLYNTRFDSLKPTAVAYVAHPDDIRTTLAYARAHHVPVSIRNGGHSYAGWSSGDGRLILDVSKLSAIRASGSEAVVGAGAKLIDMYRALAAKGVTVPAGSCPTVGVSGLTLGGGHGVVSRAYGLTCDSLTQATLITADGKQVVANKSENKDLFWALRGAGNGNFGVVTELRFRTHPAPQAVSAYMTWPWSKATAVLKAWQEWGPSQPDEIWSSCHIANAAGGRPTISIAAFSLGTYRELQNAVDRLADGPGGPGPASNVSLKRRSYEESMEVYAGCSAFAEDAMCHLPGTTPGRSTQGALGRETYAARSDFFDRSISSAGIRAMFAKMENVTSGAGSIALTALGGAINRVDPTATAFVHRRSRMLAQYIVSWRAGTSGSTARGWLDSTHAAMRPYASGAAYQNYTDPTLTDWRKAYYGDAAARLTTVKKQYDPNRFFTFPQAL
- a CDS encoding metal-sensitive transcriptional regulator, with protein sequence MTTEATEIVTDHDGENVTDHDGENVTDHDGENVTDHDRGIHGYHHQKAEHLKRLRRIEGQIRGLQRMVDEDVYCIDILTQVSASTKALQSFALQLLEEHLRHCVADAAVKGGDEIDAKVEEATKAIARMLRT
- a CDS encoding DUF47 domain-containing protein; translation: MRFRLTPRETSFYDMFAASADNIVTGSKLLMELLGADSSARAEIAERMRAAEHAGDDATHAIFHQLNSSFITPFDREDIYNLASSLDDIMDFMEEAVDLVVLYQVEELPKGVEQQIEVLARAAELTAEAMPNLRTMDNLTEYWIEVNRLENQADQIHRKLLAQLFNGKYDAMEVLKLKQIVDVLEEAADAFEHVANTVETIAVKES